Below is a genomic region from Methanolobus sediminis.
GAACCCGATCTCGATAAGAATTCCGGTACCGAACAATCCCACAAAGATCATAATAAGAATGGGTATGGCAAAGTCGAGTACTTTCAGAAAGATCGAGAACATGAAGTATTGTACATTTCAGGTTATAAATTAAATTATCTCTTTATCATGCTATTTTTCTGGTTGACCTGTTCTATTTTTATAGTTTAGGCGATAGAAAAACCTTATATTTATTGTAACGTATTGAAAGGTGGTGATCGAACTGAAAAAGGATCTTATGGATATTCTTGCCTGCCCGATTTGCAAAGGAGACCTTGTCCTGAACATCGAAAAGGAAGATGCTAACGAGGTAATTTCAGGCACACTGTATTGTTCTGTTTGTAATGAGTACTATCCCATAGAGGAAGGTATTCCGAATATGCTTCCACCTGATCTCAGGGAATGAAACCGGTGAGGATTTTTAATTGCAGCAGGTTCATATTAACAGACTTGGAGTAAATTCTATTGAATTCGACACGGATACTGTCGAGTTACCTTTATCTCCAGGCGAGGAACGCAGTTTTGAGGTTGTGCTTATAAACTATGGCGCTCCCACACATGTCAATCTGTCTGTAAGCGATGCTCTTAGAGAGAATATCACGGTTCTTGAAGACAATCCTTATGTCAAGCATGAGGAATACATACCTTTGATAGCACGAATTCCATATGATGGCAGGCTCTACACAAAAGGACAGGTATATATTACTGTAGGTTACGGTTCCAAAAGACAGGGTTTTAACCTGAATCTTGGTCATCCGGGACCAAATGAAGCTAGCTTTACGGTTGATGTTGATGAATCTCTTTACAAACCTGCATCTTCATCTCAAAAGCCAAAATCTACATCAAAATCTTCTAAATCATCCAGATCATCATCTAAATCATCTTCTTCTTCCATGTTCGGAGATGATCACTGGAGTGCTCAGCTTCCATCCATTTCTGCTGAAATGTTCAGTTCTGCTTTCAAGGCAATTTCCCCATATTCCGGTGGAATCCTGAAATTTGTTGTTTTATTATTATTAGTTGCTTTATTCGTTTCATTTATACTGTCACTTGATCTTGAACAGTTCTTTAGTTTCTATAATTCTGTTCTCTATTCGATCATGCTGACATTTTTGATGGCTTATCTGTTAATGAGACTTCCTAAATCTAAAAGATAATCATGGTGAATAATATGAAATATATCATAGTTACCGGCGGTGTAATGAGTGGGCTTGGAAAAGGAATAACCACTGCTTCAATAGGGCGGAACCTGAAGAACAAGGGCTACAAGGTCACAGCCATAAAGATCGACCCCTATATCAATATTGATGCAGGTACTATGAGCCCCTTCCAGCATGGAGAGGTCTTTGTTCTGAAAGACGGAGGAGAAGTGGACCTTGATCTTGGAAATTATGAGCGTTTCCTTGATACTGAACTCACAAGAGAGCACAACCTGACAACAGGTAAGGTCTACGAGTCTGTTATCTCCAAGGAGCGCAGAGGCGAGTATCTTGGTAAGACCGTGCAGATCATTCCTCATATAACAAATGAAATAAAAGACCGCATTCGCAGGGTTGCTGCCAAGAGCGGTGCAGATGTGTGTATGATTGAGGTTGGCGGTACTGTTGGTGACATCGAGAGTATGCCTTTCCTTGAAGCTGTAAGGCAGATGTCCAGAGAAGAGCCAAAAGAGAATCTTGCTTTCGTGCATGTGACACTTGTGCCAATGGACCCACAGGGTGACCAGAAAACAAAGCCAACACAGCACTCAGTAAAAGAGTTGAGGGAACTTGGCCTGAAACCTAATATTATAGTAACCAGATGTCCTGAACCACTTCTTGAGGCTACTGTTTCCAAGATATCACTTTTCTGTGATGTTCCGGAAGAAGCAGTAATAAGTGCCCATGATGCAAAGGACATCTATGAAGTACCTCTCATGCTTGAAAAAGAGGGATTGACTGACTATCTGATGAAACACCTTGAGCTAACTTCAACAGGAACGGAAGACGATTCATGGGCTAAGATGGTAGAGAGGATGAACAACCTGAAAGGCGAGGTAAAGATCGGTATTGTCGGAAAGTACACTCACCTTGAAGATTCATATCTCAGTATCAGTGCATCTATCAAACACGCTGCAATAGAGTGCGGTGTCAATTATGATGTCTGCTGGATAAATGCTGAAACCTTCGAAGAACATCCTGAAACAATTTCATCACTATCTGAATACGATGGTATCCTTGTACCGGGCGGTTTTGGTGAAAGAGGAATTGAAGGCAAGATAAAAGCAATCCAGTTTGCAAGAGAAAACGAT
It encodes:
- a CDS encoding DUF7524 family protein, translated to MQQVHINRLGVNSIEFDTDTVELPLSPGEERSFEVVLINYGAPTHVNLSVSDALRENITVLEDNPYVKHEEYIPLIARIPYDGRLYTKGQVYITVGYGSKRQGFNLNLGHPGPNEASFTVDVDESLYKPASSSQKPKSTSKSSKSSRSSSKSSSSSMFGDDHWSAQLPSISAEMFSSAFKAISPYSGGILKFVVLLLLVALFVSFILSLDLEQFFSFYNSVLYSIMLTFLMAYLLMRLPKSKR
- a CDS encoding methytransferase partner Trm112; protein product: MIELKKDLMDILACPICKGDLVLNIEKEDANEVISGTLYCSVCNEYYPIEEGIPNMLPPDLRE
- the pyrG gene encoding glutamine hydrolyzing CTP synthase; this translates as MKYIIVTGGVMSGLGKGITTASIGRNLKNKGYKVTAIKIDPYINIDAGTMSPFQHGEVFVLKDGGEVDLDLGNYERFLDTELTREHNLTTGKVYESVISKERRGEYLGKTVQIIPHITNEIKDRIRRVAAKSGADVCMIEVGGTVGDIESMPFLEAVRQMSREEPKENLAFVHVTLVPMDPQGDQKTKPTQHSVKELRELGLKPNIIVTRCPEPLLEATVSKISLFCDVPEEAVISAHDAKDIYEVPLMLEKEGLTDYLMKHLELTSTGTEDDSWAKMVERMNNLKGEVKIGIVGKYTHLEDSYLSISASIKHAAIECGVNYDVCWINAETFEEHPETISSLSEYDGILVPGGFGERGIEGKIKAIQFARENDIPYLGLCLGMQLCVIEFARHVAGLEGANSTEFHEDTPYPVIDILPEQENVVDMGATMRLGDYEADLKSGSLAEKIYGQSKIIERHRHRYEVNPNYVEKIEASGMVFSGKNRNRMEIAEIPGKKFFFASQFHPEFKSRPGRPSPPFKAFIESML